One segment of Candidatus Delongbacteria bacterium DNA contains the following:
- the lpdA gene encoding dihydrolipoyl dehydrogenase, with translation MSEITHAPLLILGAGPGGYAAAFLAADLGLEPVLVAPEENPGGVCLHVGCIPSKALLHVAALLNEAREAQRWGLAFSEPRLDLDRLRAWKDEVVTGLTGGLGDLRQKRGVRHLRGRGRLVAPGRVRVDLEGGGHAELGFERLLLATGSRPVMLPGLPDSARIWDSTGALELPRIPRRLLVVGGGIIGLELGSVYAALGSQVVVVEMLPAILPGADRDLVRMLEKRLLPRFAAIRTATRVGQVVENRNGLKVTLTGPDGAETQERFDQILVSVGRRPNSDGLGLEHSAVQLDARGFVQVDGKRRTADPRVWAIGDLTGNPMLAHKASAEARAAIEDMAGQKGAGWDPAAIPSVVYTDPELAWCGLTEGEAKEQSRKVAVARFPWQASGRALSMDRPDGLTKLIIDPETERVLGVGIVGKGAGELIAEGVLALEMAALASDLARSIHPHPTCSETLMEAAEVFYGHATHFHTPRRR, from the coding sequence ATGAGCGAGATCACCCACGCCCCCCTGCTGATTCTGGGCGCCGGACCGGGCGGCTACGCCGCGGCCTTCTTGGCCGCCGACCTGGGGCTGGAGCCCGTGCTGGTGGCCCCGGAGGAGAACCCGGGTGGCGTTTGCCTGCACGTGGGCTGCATTCCCTCCAAGGCCCTGCTGCACGTGGCCGCGCTGCTGAACGAGGCCCGGGAGGCCCAGCGCTGGGGCCTGGCCTTCAGCGAGCCGCGGCTGGACTTGGACCGTCTGCGCGCCTGGAAGGACGAGGTGGTGACGGGTCTGACGGGCGGGCTGGGCGACCTGCGCCAGAAGCGCGGTGTGCGCCACCTGCGCGGCCGCGGCCGGCTGGTGGCCCCGGGGCGCGTGCGCGTGGACCTGGAGGGCGGCGGCCACGCCGAGCTGGGCTTCGAGCGCCTGCTGCTGGCCACGGGCTCGCGGCCCGTGATGCTGCCCGGCCTGCCGGACTCCGCCCGGATCTGGGATTCCACCGGCGCGCTGGAGCTGCCGCGCATCCCGCGCCGCCTGCTGGTGGTGGGCGGCGGGATCATCGGGCTGGAGCTGGGCAGCGTCTACGCGGCCCTGGGCAGCCAGGTGGTGGTGGTGGAGATGCTGCCGGCCATCCTGCCTGGCGCGGATCGGGACCTGGTGCGCATGCTGGAGAAGCGCCTGCTGCCGCGCTTCGCCGCTATCCGCACCGCCACGCGGGTCGGTCAGGTGGTGGAGAACCGCAACGGCCTGAAGGTCACGCTGACCGGGCCCGACGGGGCGGAGACCCAGGAGCGCTTTGACCAGATCCTGGTCTCCGTGGGCCGGCGGCCCAACAGCGACGGACTGGGCCTGGAGCACAGCGCCGTCCAGCTGGACGCGCGCGGCTTCGTCCAGGTGGACGGGAAGCGCCGCACGGCGGATCCGCGGGTCTGGGCCATCGGCGACCTGACGGGCAACCCCATGCTGGCGCACAAGGCCAGCGCCGAGGCCCGCGCGGCCATCGAGGACATGGCCGGGCAGAAGGGGGCCGGCTGGGACCCCGCTGCCATTCCGTCCGTGGTCTACACGGATCCCGAACTGGCCTGGTGCGGCCTGACGGAGGGCGAGGCCAAGGAACAGAGCCGCAAGGTGGCCGTGGCGCGCTTTCCGTGGCAGGCCAGCGGCCGGGCCCTCTCCATGGACCGCCCGGACGGCCTGACCAAGCTGATCATCGACCCGGAAACGGAGCGCGTGCTGGGCGTGGGCATCGTGGGCAAGGGCGCGGGCGAGCTGATCGCCGAGGGCGTGCTGGCGCTGGAAATGGCCGCGCTGGCCTCGGACCTGGCGCGCAGCATCCATCCGCACCCCACCTGCTCCGAGACCCTGATGGAGGCGGCGGAAGTCTTCTACGGACACGCCACCCATTTCCACACGCCCCGCCGCCGCTGA
- a CDS encoding response regulator, with the protein MNILLVDDDWLSLLSLGRFLHSEGHRVDAHQGPASALAACEKGTYDLLVSDFRLPEMDGLLLIKAVKGKQPQIKTILYSGQFSPATLQKAHAQGVDKVLGKPIYIQDLLAAIQSLALPLSGAGPAIFTISGQGYEVNP; encoded by the coding sequence ATGAACATTCTGCTGGTGGATGATGACTGGCTAAGTCTGCTGAGTCTGGGTCGCTTTCTTCACTCCGAAGGTCACCGGGTGGACGCGCATCAGGGTCCCGCCTCGGCTCTGGCTGCCTGCGAAAAAGGGACCTACGATCTACTTGTTTCGGACTTTCGGCTACCGGAAATGGATGGCCTGTTATTGATCAAGGCGGTCAAGGGCAAACAGCCCCAGATCAAGACCATCCTCTACTCCGGTCAGTTTTCGCCGGCGACCCTGCAGAAAGCTCACGCGCAAGGTGTGGACAAGGTGCTGGGGAAGCCGATTTACATTCAGGACTTGTTGGCCGCCATCCAATCCCTGGCCCTGCCGCTCAGTGGAGCCGGCCCGGCCATCTTCACAATCTCCGGTCAGGGATACGAAGTGAATCCCTGA
- a CDS encoding ATP-binding protein has translation MGHLEERLNDSEQASDRKQRLQEALQLCDLLNTQGRLTELESPVNTALELATVSNDQLSLARALKFQSLLHYSRLSFDRALESGFRAVKLLQGRDEAVLLSSLLNNIGVYYTALGIPERGLEYFEQASGLDPENGKAISNAGQRLLVMDRVPEAVKRFRQALELADRLGDELQSAHLYKNLGDVNLAAGDIDTAEIHFTKALEVGRRLQDNVTCAFALIGLSKVALSRESAVEARDLAREALALAEQLNSNELRWFGLLSLADGCRAIGDDKELANVLTQSLQLHEQMYSGSITQRIAELEATYKLERKELETKRLLEQQARLASIGVMGAGITHEINQPLNAITINADGMLFKDDREKVLPKEYRESVEQIHQAATRIDEIVKHMRSFWSRPDYLKHVSFDLNEGIKNALGLIRRQVASHGIALETSLCKGQIPVLGISIHLEQIVINLVVNAMHSLDKLTSGERRITLTTSRDNGLARLTVCDTGEGLPEGVKDRLFDPFYSTKPAGEGMGLGLAIVKSFIEEMDGCIECANQPQGGAMFSITLPIEGWGKDR, from the coding sequence ATGGGCCATTTGGAAGAACGGCTGAACGATTCTGAGCAGGCATCCGACCGGAAGCAGCGCCTGCAGGAAGCCCTCCAACTTTGCGATCTGCTGAATACGCAAGGTCGGCTAACCGAACTTGAATCGCCTGTGAACACGGCTCTGGAACTGGCCACGGTCTCCAATGACCAACTGAGCCTGGCCCGGGCGTTGAAGTTCCAGTCTCTGCTGCACTACAGCCGGTTGAGCTTTGATCGGGCCCTGGAGTCGGGTTTCAGGGCGGTCAAACTGCTGCAGGGACGCGACGAAGCCGTCCTGCTGTCGAGCCTGCTGAACAACATCGGCGTGTATTACACCGCCCTGGGAATTCCGGAGCGGGGCCTGGAGTACTTTGAGCAGGCCAGCGGACTGGATCCCGAAAACGGCAAAGCCATCAGCAACGCCGGCCAGCGCTTGCTGGTGATGGATCGGGTACCGGAAGCTGTCAAGCGCTTCAGGCAGGCGCTTGAACTGGCGGACCGGTTGGGCGACGAATTGCAGTCTGCCCATTTGTACAAGAACCTTGGTGATGTGAACCTGGCTGCGGGAGACATCGACACCGCCGAAATCCACTTCACGAAGGCGCTGGAAGTGGGGCGCCGCCTGCAGGACAACGTCACTTGTGCCTTTGCCCTGATCGGCTTGAGCAAGGTCGCCCTCAGCCGGGAATCAGCTGTCGAGGCGCGCGACCTGGCCCGGGAAGCCCTGGCATTGGCTGAACAACTGAACAGCAACGAACTCAGGTGGTTCGGGCTGTTGTCCCTGGCCGATGGTTGCCGGGCCATCGGCGATGACAAGGAACTGGCCAACGTCTTGACCCAAAGCCTGCAGTTGCACGAACAGATGTATTCCGGGAGCATCACGCAGCGAATCGCTGAGCTGGAAGCCACCTACAAGCTGGAGCGCAAGGAACTGGAAACAAAGCGCCTGCTTGAGCAGCAGGCCCGGCTGGCGTCCATCGGTGTGATGGGCGCAGGAATCACCCACGAGATCAATCAGCCGCTCAACGCCATTACGATCAATGCGGACGGCATGCTATTCAAGGATGATCGGGAAAAGGTCCTCCCGAAGGAGTACCGCGAGTCCGTCGAGCAAATCCACCAGGCCGCCACGCGCATCGACGAGATCGTCAAGCACATGCGCAGTTTCTGGTCCCGGCCCGACTACCTGAAACACGTCTCCTTCGACCTCAACGAAGGCATTAAGAACGCCCTGGGACTGATTCGCCGACAGGTGGCCAGTCACGGCATCGCGCTCGAGACCAGCCTGTGCAAAGGCCAGATTCCCGTGCTCGGAATCAGCATTCACCTGGAACAGATTGTGATCAACCTCGTGGTCAACGCGATGCACAGCCTGGACAAGCTGACGTCCGGCGAGCGGCGGATCACGCTGACGACTTCGCGGGACAACGGACTGGCCCGACTCACGGTCTGCGACACCGGAGAAGGTCTGCCCGAGGGCGTCAAGGACCGGCTGTTTGATCCCTTCTATTCGACCAAGCCCGCCGGTGAGGGCATGGGACTGGGTCTGGCCATCGTCAAGAGCTTCATCGAAGAGATGGACGGCTGCATCGAATGCGCCAATCAGCCGCAGGGCGGTGCCATGTTCAGCATCACGCTGCCCATCGAGGGCTGGGGGAAGGATCGATGA